A window of the Eubalaena glacialis isolate mEubGla1 chromosome 9, mEubGla1.1.hap2.+ XY, whole genome shotgun sequence genome harbors these coding sequences:
- the STX17 gene encoding syntaxin-17 isoform X3, with the protein MYQRCRIWDKLHEEHINAGRTVQQLRSNIREMEKLCLKVQKDDLGLLKRMIDPVKAEASAATAEFLQLHLESVEELKKQFNDEETLLQPSLTRSMTVGGTFHTTEDEADPQSMTQIYVLPEIPRDQNAAESWETLEADLIELSQLVTDFSLLVNSQQEKIDSVEDHVNSAAVNVEEGTKNLGKAAKYKLAALPVAGALIGGVVGGPIGLLAGFKVAGIAAALGGGVLGFTGGKLLQRKKQKMMEKLTSSCPNLPSQTDKKCS; encoded by the exons caaCTCCGCTCCAATATCCGAGAAATGGAGAAGCTTTGTTTGAAAGTCCAAAAGGATGACCTTGGACTTCTGAAGAGAATGATAGATCCTGTTAAAGCAGAAGCATCAGCAGCAACAGCAGAATTTCTTCAACTCCATCTGGAATCTGTAGAAGAACTTAAGAAACAATTTAATGATGAAGAAACTTTATTACAGCCTTCTTTGACCAGATCCAtgactgttggtg GAACATTTCACACTACTGAAGATGAAGCTGATCCTCAGAGTATGACTCAGATATATGTGTTGCCTGAAATTCCTCGAGATCAAAATGCTGCAGAATCATGGGAAACCTTAGAAGCG gaCTTAATTGAACTTAGCCAACTGGTCACTGATTTCTCTCTCCTAGTGAAT TCTCAGCAGGAGAAGATTGACAGCGTTGAAGACCATGtcaacagtgctgctgtgaatgttgaAGAGGGAACCAAAAACTTGGGGAAG gctgCAAAATACAAGCTGGCAGCTCTGCCTGTGGCAGGTGCACTCATCGGAGGAGTGGTGGGGGGTCCGATTGGACTCCTTGCAGGCTTCAAAGTGGCAGGAATTGCAGCTGCACTTGGTGGTGGGGTGTTGGGCTTCACAGGTGGAAAattgttacaaagaaagaaacagaaaatgatggAGAAGCTCACTTCCAGCTGTCCAAATCTTCCCAGCCAAACTGACAAAAAATGCAGTTAA